A single Dreissena polymorpha isolate Duluth1 chromosome 14, UMN_Dpol_1.0, whole genome shotgun sequence DNA region contains:
- the LOC127858604 gene encoding uncharacterized protein LOC127858604 produces MDPKANKQYEYEDESKETSNIMDLLGYGPLIRKTRREAYTELDRFRVKYVDRWLFSITTGSKAEGLTCVFKNDIDQIFVARNAMCLEEGIDQSTISGDIDLFNMNFQTTSAGYCRLLQGRHGPIGPIHIINALCEDGCGNFVLSSTLYLEQYTRVRLPGILYHASVGPSLPCSTGQFRLDKVHAIRCHCPSILQTWANRLRNWPPQKVIAMGAFVAPIGFKGSAFNHLEWRICVNTAETELVNNLNDTQVKIYVILKMVVHDVLSPNTKEITSYILKNIVLWLAENNPQEVFHSGSLFHWLHGGFDILQKSISTRHLSYYMIPERTFMAERDLHDNQQREFATSINCIMNEGPRLLLRLKKIRRAIVSHPEPLLWYSRMRTKLEILYLMMLNRFQCTDFNGICDESDSMIHSLSKRAVEIAVEVVWHMHQEGS; encoded by the exons ATGGACCCCAAGGCTAATAAACAG TATGAGTATGAAGATGAATCCAAGGAAACAAGCAATATTATGGATCTCTTGGGATATGGGCCCCTTATTAGAAAGACAAGAAGAGAAGCTTACACGGAGCTTGACAGGTTTAGGGTGAAATATGTCGACCGTTGGTTGTTCTCCATCACAACAGGGAGCAAGGCGGAGGGACtaacatgtgtatttaaaaaCGATATAGATCAGATATTCGTAGCACGAAATGCTATGTGCCTGGAAGAAGGCATTGACCAAAGCACAATTTCTGGTGACATCGATCTCTTCAATATGAATTTTCAAACAACCAGTGCGGGATATTGTAGACTACTACAAGGCAGACATGGTCCGATTGGCCCGATTCACATTATCAATGCTCTATGTGAGGATGGATGTGGTAACTTTGTATTAAGCAGTACACTGTATTTAGAGCAATATACAAGAGTTCGTTTGCCAGGGATTCTCTACCATGCAAGTGTTGGTCCATCGTTGCCATGCTCTACTGGTCAATTTAGACTTGATAAGGTACACGCAATTCGCTGTCACTGTCCAAGCATATTGCAGACATGGGCAAATCGACTTCGTAATTGGCCACCACAGAAAGTGATTGCAATGGGAGCATTTGTTGCTCCTATTGGTTTTAAAGGCAGCGCATTCAACCATTTAGAGTGGCGGATATGCGTTAATACTGCTGAGACGGAGCTTGTGAATAATCTAAACGACACGCAggtcaaaatatatgtaatacTGAAGATGGTAGTTCATGATGTATTGTCGCCTAATACAAAAGAGATAACATCATATATATTGAAGAACATCGTATTATGGCTAGCAGAAAACAACCCACAAGAAGTGTTCCATTCAGGAAGTTTGTTTCATTGGCTTCACGGGGGATTTGATATATTACAAAAGTCTATATCAACGAGACATCTATCTTACTATATGATACCTGAGAGAACTTTTATGGCAGAAAGGGACCTACATGATAATCAACAGCGTGAGTTTGCAACATCgatcaattgtattatgaacGAAGGTCCAAGGCTACTACTAAGATTGAAGAAAATACGCCGAGCCATTGTGTCCCATCCTGAACCTCTCCTGTGGTACAGCAGGATGAGGACTAAGCTGGAGATTTTATACTTGATGATGTTGAACAGATTTCAATGCACAGACTTTAACGGAATATGTGACGAGTCTGATTCGATGATCCATAGCTTAAGTAAACGTGCGGTTGAGATCGCAGTAGAGGTCGTATGGCATATGCATCAGGAAGGCAGTTAA